A window of the Candidatus Poribacteria bacterium genome harbors these coding sequences:
- a CDS encoding sigma-70 family RNA polymerase sigma factor, whose amino-acid sequence MKNDDVALIRRILAGDETAFAELVKRYQKPVHTLAWRKIGDFHIAEDITQEVFLKVYQGLRTLKHPKQFSGWLYVITANLCATWLRKKRIQTQPLEDAERTMPQRDAYSRHVVEERTNTAAESQREVVKKLLAKLKESERTVMALHYLGEMTVEEISQFLGVSASTIKSRLRRARQRLQKEETMIREALDHFQVSPNLTDNIMREVAHLKPAAPSGSKPLVPWAIAVSTLAVVLLMLGVSSRYLERFQRPYSFNAASEMKVELIDTPVVLNLESEPDDRTQLGNANAQGKNNGSDQQVNNAAPLDIETIITKMKHYDNSVISVTGDFVMERHRGGEIEKDEYTLTFEGEKVRVEREKQRFVNLPLVEYWDGKQQWGVYRPDNLLFKVEIAPNKESPVLEKIQQAFKQVGIEIADDVRIVAGDLSNSFKVSEKDKTYFVLFVGQTTLEVYDGNVGYSVRPQWTIIPSDLDPRFWLTFPKFGSDNSYLSEPLWQLLKKHESELIGSEVLNGEMTSVIRLNLPAGSFKLWISHNIGFRPVKLERTYIRDDGTYIHTREIDYHEYLPNVWFPQRIETSTVPEKLPEQQQGANFTFKNVLLTKQCQVNADVSQLLSLDLSTNTSVFDYGVGHPRTVGDLEVKPNFQTQLGGSDVPSQNTGSEQQVNNATTPDSLQWSLPEGAKARLGKGWINDIAYSPDNTLLAVASSVGVWLYDVQTGQELDLLTSHTNWVRTVTFSPDGKTLASGNSDSTICLWHVQTRILHKTLTGYTDTESNVVFSADGTLLASGGKDNTVRIWDAQTGELQKTLKGHTNEVFSGVFSADGKTLASGSSDNTIRLWDVETGTLHKTLNLTEFTEEDTDIEMGMEMVFSPDGNTLATWAWGWDIPIRLWDTQTGELQKTLKGQERDFVKDMAFSPDGNTLASAMDNRTVRLWNIQTGERHRILTGHKHFVSSVAFSPDGKTLTSGSYDTTLRVWDVQTGELQKTLTGYMNAVLSVAFSPDGNTFVNSMDEDTIYIWDAQTGALQKTLIGEHMYMSSITCVAVSSDGKTLASGDYSRAVCLWDAQTGKLRKTPKGHQDTVKSVVFSPDGKMLASASWDKTLHLYDAQTGELQKTFAGHTNWVLSVVFSPDGKTLASGSQDQTVRVWDVETGELRNTLNGHTDTINSVAFSPDSKTLASGSKDSTIHLWDVQTGESQKMLTRHTDEVTSVAFSPDGNTLASASWDKTIHLWDVETGERRKTFTGHTDWVWSVAFSPDGKTLVSGSRDGTLLLWEITLD is encoded by the coding sequence ATGAAAAACGACGATGTTGCACTTATTCGGCGAATTCTCGCTGGTGATGAAACCGCTTTTGCTGAACTTGTGAAAAGATACCAAAAGCCGGTTCACACATTGGCGTGGCGAAAAATTGGAGATTTCCACATCGCCGAGGACATTACCCAAGAGGTCTTCCTGAAAGTGTATCAAGGACTTCGGACGCTGAAACATCCGAAACAGTTTTCTGGGTGGCTCTATGTGATTACGGCAAATTTATGTGCCACGTGGCTTCGCAAAAAACGGATACAAACACAACCTTTGGAGGACGCAGAGAGAACAATGCCACAAAGAGACGCTTATTCCCGACACGTCGTAGAAGAGCGGACAAACACCGCAGCTGAATCACAACGCGAAGTGGTCAAGAAGCTGCTCGCGAAATTGAAAGAGAGCGAACGCACAGTGATGGCACTACACTACCTTGGTGAGATGACGGTTGAAGAGATTAGCCAATTTTTAGGCGTGTCGGCAAGCACAATTAAAAGTCGTTTGAGGCGTGCCAGACAACGTTTACAAAAGGAGGAGACAATGATTAGAGAGGCACTCGATCATTTTCAGGTATCCCCGAACCTAACCGACAACATCATGCGAGAAGTCGCACATCTAAAACCTGCTGCCCCTTCTGGCAGTAAGCCGCTCGTGCCGTGGGCGATTGCTGTTTCCACGTTAGCGGTGGTGTTGTTGATGTTGGGCGTAAGCAGCCGATATTTAGAGCGTTTCCAGAGGCCTTACAGTTTCAATGCTGCATCAGAGATGAAGGTTGAGTTGATTGATACCCCCGTTGTGCTAAACCTTGAATCCGAGCCAGATGACCGAACGCAACTTGGAAATGCCAACGCGCAGGGTAAAAACAATGGATCTGACCAGCAAGTCAATAACGCCGCTCCGCTTGACATAGAGACAATTATCACGAAGATGAAGCACTACGATAATTCCGTCATCTCCGTAACCGGTGATTTCGTCATGGAAAGACATAGAGGCGGTGAAATCGAGAAAGATGAGTATACATTGACGTTTGAAGGTGAGAAAGTCCGGGTCGAACGAGAAAAACAGCGTTTCGTGAATTTACCGCTCGTTGAGTATTGGGATGGAAAACAACAATGGGGAGTGTACAGACCTGATAATCTCCTCTTCAAGGTTGAGATTGCACCTAACAAGGAAAGTCCTGTCCTCGAAAAGATTCAACAGGCGTTCAAGCAGGTAGGCATTGAAATTGCCGACGATGTCCGTATCGTCGCTGGCGATTTGTCCAATAGTTTCAAGGTCAGCGAAAAAGATAAAACCTACTTTGTCTTGTTCGTAGGACAGACAACGCTGGAGGTTTATGATGGTAATGTTGGATACAGTGTTCGACCTCAGTGGACTATTATTCCTTCTGACCTTGATCCACGGTTTTGGCTCACCTTCCCAAAATTTGGTTCAGACAATTCCTATCTATCCGAACCGCTTTGGCAATTGCTTAAAAAACATGAGAGTGAGCTTATAGGAAGTGAGGTCCTGAACGGGGAAATGACATCCGTTATTCGCCTTAATTTACCCGCTGGGTCCTTTAAACTCTGGATTTCTCACAACATAGGTTTCCGTCCCGTTAAATTAGAAAGAACATATATTAGGGACGATGGAACTTATATTCACACTCGGGAAATTGATTATCACGAATACCTGCCGAATGTTTGGTTTCCTCAAAGAATTGAAACATCTACTGTTCCAGAGAAATTACCAGAACAACAGCAAGGAGCGAATTTCACTTTCAAAAACGTTCTTCTCACGAAGCAGTGTCAGGTAAACGCCGATGTTAGTCAATTGCTTAGCTTAGACCTATCTACAAATACATCCGTTTTTGATTACGGGGTCGGTCACCCGCGCACGGTAGGCGACCTTGAAGTCAAACCGAATTTCCAGACACAACTCGGTGGTTCCGATGTGCCAAGTCAGAACACTGGATCTGAACAGCAAGTCAATAACGCCACAACGCCAGATTCGCTGCAATGGTCCCTGCCGGAAGGTGCTAAAGCCCGTCTCGGTAAAGGGTGGATAAATGACATCGCCTATTCGCCAGATAACACGCTTTTGGCGGTTGCCAGTTCTGTTGGTGTATGGCTCTATGATGTACAGACTGGACAGGAACTCGACCTACTCACAAGTCATACGAACTGGGTACGGACAGTGACATTCAGCCCGGATGGAAAAACACTCGCAAGCGGGAACTCGGATAGCACCATCTGTCTGTGGCATGTGCAGACACGCATACTCCACAAAACACTCACAGGGTATACAGACACAGAATCGAACGTGGTGTTCAGTGCTGATGGAACCTTACTGGCAAGCGGGGGTAAGGATAACACCGTTCGTATATGGGATGCACAGACTGGCGAACTCCAAAAAACGCTTAAAGGGCATACAAATGAGGTCTTTAGCGGGGTATTCAGTGCTGATGGCAAAACCCTCGCAAGTGGAAGTTCGGATAACACCATCCGGCTATGGGATGTGGAAACAGGAACTCTCCATAAAACGCTCAATCTTACTGAGTTTACGGAGGAGGATACGGATATAGAAATGGGAATGGAAATGGTGTTCAGTCCCGATGGGAATACACTCGCTACTTGGGCGTGGGGTTGGGATATTCCTATCCGTCTGTGGGACACACAGACGGGCGAACTCCAAAAAACGCTTAAAGGACAAGAAAGGGACTTTGTAAAGGACATGGCGTTCAGTCCCGATGGAAATACACTCGCAAGTGCGATGGATAACCGCACCGTCCGCCTATGGAATATACAAACAGGAGAACGCCACCGAATCCTCACCGGACATAAGCACTTTGTCTCCAGCGTAGCGTTCAGTCCCGATGGCAAAACACTCACAAGTGGGAGTTATGATACCACCCTCCGTGTGTGGGATGTACAGACCGGAGAGCTCCAAAAGACCCTGACAGGGTATATGAACGCGGTTCTAAGCGTGGCATTCAGTCCTGATGGAAATACCTTTGTTAATTCAATGGACGAGGACACTATCTATATATGGGATGCACAGACAGGCGCGCTCCAAAAAACGCTTATAGGGGAGCACATGTATATGTCATCTATCACGTGTGTAGCGGTCAGTTCCGATGGCAAGACACTCGCAAGTGGTGATTATTCCCGTGCTGTCTGTCTGTGGGATGCACAAACAGGTAAACTCCGAAAGACCCCCAAAGGACATCAGGATACTGTCAAGAGCGTGGTATTCAGTCCTGATGGTAAAATGCTGGCAAGTGCGAGTTGGGATAAAACCCTCCATCTGTATGATGCACAGACAGGCGAACTTCAAAAAACTTTCGCAGGACATACGAACTGGGTCCTGAGCGTGGTGTTCAGTCCTGATGGCAAAACACTCGCAAGTGGAAGTCAGGATCAGACTGTTCGTGTATGGGATGTGGAGACGGGTGAACTCCGTAATACTCTCAATGGGCATACGGATACTATCAATAGTGTGGCATTCAGTCCCGATAGCAAAACACTCGCAAGTGGAAGTAAAGACAGCACCATCCATCTGTGGGACGTACAGACGGGCGAATCCCAAAAAATGCTTACAAGGCATACGGACGAGGTCACGAGTGTGGCGTTCAGTCCCGATGGAAATACACTCGCAAGTGCGAGTTGGGATAAGACTATCCATCTGTGGGATGTAGAGACAGGTGAACGCCGAAAAACTTTCACAGGGCATACAGATTGGGTCTGGAGTGTGGCGTTCAGCCCGGACGGCAAAACGCTGGTAAGTGGAAGTAGAGATGGCACGCTGCTATTGTGGGAAATCACACTCGACTGA
- a CDS encoding sigma-70 family RNA polymerase sigma factor, producing the protein MKNDDAQLIQRVLDGDDTAFSMLVRKYQKSVHALAWRKIGDFHIAEDITQETFLKAYQKLSTLKEPQSFASWLYVIAANHCSTWHRKKRLWTQSLENTSSAALERATYSGYLIAENERVAMETKREVVKKLLAKLQESERTVITLYYLGEMNYEEISRFLGVSVGTVKTRIYRARQRLKKEEPMIREALENFQITPNLTENIMREISRLKPAAPSGSKPLVPWTIGVSALVVVFLMLGVGTQYLSRFQKPYSFNAASEMKVELIDAPVVLNLESEPDDRTQLGNVNAPNRNKGSVQQPDEILFAGAQTEGEDISLSKQQWMQAEPARGTWLTTIFSTPKDELYVVDDDLDMHKLSADGKKWQHISDMGPLDTNWAARSFVSKWNDTFYVVPSDQLFASTDSGVTWDLRYSWQEEKKYWNPVELVLTDQAFYLAFENGIFRSEDGGKTWEAMNDGLAAGKIVSLVVIQNTVHLGTLPVFAGTEGGLYRLEGGGWQHLELPVPAKVIRSVAVAEKRLYVSVELDWDQIDLQKADREQQRTWWMFRSTDFGNSWEDITPTNAWPITGRAPWIQLVAVGETLLASEMYGGIVRSTDGGETWLAPQPPGTSFSFSPIYAAATVAENTIYVAGNTGLYRTTNGGESWDLVNIGRHGRMFDLVAFKETGNGRDTPVTLYGRVKEEIMKTTDSGHSWKAVHAEIPMKVPVRNPHPPVVHVTKSGGVLYAKGNSPDDIHLYRVSMDGNRLVPVQEIPRFDSSMLTGELSLRRMGRFDILKEMGRLDLQGRSLAEHLQKSFPGATQFFKQLAADPRQTDRLVRGGLRGAFAVSNDTFYMEYNFKLFRWEPGDTEWYDTELEETAELDVDVWHKIMEGFKLTASGNTVYVGKRDGHLVVSFDRGNNWIDVTPILPFPVKVFKEIVFAGSTVCVATDAGVATSSDGKHWRAITDAAGTHLIMERLAVDGTNVYGASEKRVYRLKSDGSVWKQITPEVSDSVTSLAVDGDVLYVGTQSSGMLHFTINEE; encoded by the coding sequence ATGAAAAACGATGATGCTCAACTTATCCAACGCGTCCTTGATGGCGATGATACGGCATTCTCCATGCTTGTGAGAAAATATCAGAAATCCGTTCACGCGCTGGCATGGCGGAAGATTGGAGATTTCCATATCGCCGAGGATATTACACAAGAGACGTTCCTAAAAGCGTATCAGAAACTCTCTACGCTTAAGGAACCACAGTCCTTCGCGAGTTGGCTCTATGTGATAGCGGCAAACCACTGCAGTACGTGGCACCGTAAGAAACGCTTATGGACACAGTCGTTGGAAAACACAAGCAGCGCGGCATTGGAAAGAGCAACGTATTCTGGATACCTCATTGCAGAAAACGAGCGAGTTGCGATGGAAACGAAGCGCGAGGTCGTCAAGAAACTACTTGCGAAATTACAAGAGAGTGAACGCACAGTTATCACGCTCTACTACCTCGGGGAAATGAATTATGAGGAAATTAGCAGGTTTTTAGGCGTATCGGTAGGGACGGTTAAAACCCGTATTTATCGCGCTCGGCAACGTCTGAAAAAGGAGGAACCGATGATACGAGAGGCTTTAGAGAATTTCCAAATTACACCGAATCTCACTGAAAATATTATGCGCGAGATTTCGCGTCTGAAACCCGCTGCACCGTCAGGTAGCAAACCGTTAGTTCCATGGACAATAGGTGTTTCGGCGTTAGTCGTCGTGTTTTTGATGTTAGGTGTCGGGACGCAATACTTATCGCGCTTCCAAAAACCTTACAGTTTCAATGCTGCGTCAGAGATGAAGGTTGAGCTGATTGATGCCCCCGTTGTACTGAATCTTGAATCCGAACCAGATGATCGGACGCAACTTGGCAATGTCAATGCGCCGAATAGGAACAAAGGGTCCGTCCAGCAACCTGATGAGATTTTATTTGCTGGCGCGCAGACGGAAGGTGAAGATATTTCTCTCTCGAAACAACAGTGGATGCAGGCGGAGCCTGCCAGAGGCACCTGGTTGACTACGATATTTTCGACACCTAAAGACGAACTTTATGTGGTTGATGATGACCTGGATATGCACAAATTATCAGCCGATGGAAAGAAATGGCAGCATATCTCCGACATGGGGCCATTGGATACCAATTGGGCAGCAAGATCATTTGTCTCAAAGTGGAACGATACCTTCTATGTTGTTCCATCTGACCAACTTTTTGCTTCAACAGATAGTGGCGTGACATGGGATTTACGCTACTCCTGGCAGGAAGAAAAGAAGTATTGGAATCCGGTTGAGTTGGTGCTAACGGATCAAGCGTTTTATCTCGCTTTTGAGAACGGTATTTTTCGTTCTGAAGATGGCGGTAAGACCTGGGAGGCGATGAACGATGGATTGGCGGCAGGCAAAATAGTATCCTTGGTGGTGATCCAGAATACAGTGCATTTGGGAACATTGCCAGTGTTTGCTGGAACGGAAGGTGGACTTTACCGGCTCGAGGGGGGAGGTTGGCAACACTTGGAACTTCCCGTGCCAGCCAAAGTCATTCGTTCAGTTGCTGTGGCTGAAAAACGACTCTATGTTTCGGTGGAGTTGGATTGGGATCAAATAGATCTTCAAAAAGCAGACCGCGAACAGCAGCGGACGTGGTGGATGTTCCGCTCGACTGACTTTGGGAATTCATGGGAAGATATAACGCCAACCAACGCTTGGCCCATAACAGGGAGGGCACCCTGGATCCAACTCGTTGCTGTCGGTGAAACGCTTTTGGCGAGCGAGATGTACGGAGGTATAGTGCGCTCTACTGATGGTGGAGAGACATGGCTGGCTCCGCAACCACCCGGGACTTCTTTTTCTTTTTCTCCTATATACGCCGCTGCCACAGTGGCTGAAAATACCATTTATGTTGCCGGAAATACTGGCCTCTATCGTACCACTAATGGCGGTGAATCGTGGGACCTTGTCAATATCGGTCGTCATGGACGAATGTTTGACCTGGTCGCCTTTAAAGAAACCGGTAACGGACGGGATACGCCTGTGACTCTCTACGGAAGAGTCAAAGAAGAAATCATGAAAACCACCGACTCTGGGCACTCTTGGAAAGCCGTTCATGCGGAGATACCGATGAAAGTGCCTGTCAGAAATCCACATCCACCCGTAGTACACGTAACCAAATCTGGTGGCGTGCTTTATGCAAAAGGTAACTCACCTGATGATATACACCTGTATCGCGTGTCTATGGATGGTAATAGGCTTGTGCCGGTTCAAGAGATACCGCGCTTTGACTCGTCAATGTTGACGGGTGAGTTGTCTCTAAGAAGAATGGGCCGTTTTGATATACTAAAAGAAATGGGCCGTCTTGATTTACAAGGCAGGTCGTTAGCTGAACACTTACAAAAAAGTTTTCCGGGGGCAACCCAGTTCTTCAAACAACTGGCAGCGGATCCGAGACAAACTGATCGACTTGTCCGTGGAGGTTTGCGTGGCGCGTTTGCTGTCAGCAACGACACATTTTACATGGAATACAACTTTAAACTCTTCCGATGGGAGCCAGGTGATACAGAATGGTACGACACCGAACTGGAGGAAACCGCTGAGCTTGACGTTGATGTATGGCATAAGATAATGGAAGGGTTCAAACTTACTGCTTCAGGGAACACTGTCTACGTCGGAAAACGGGATGGGCACCTCGTTGTCTCATTTGATAGGGGAAACAATTGGATTGATGTCACTCCGATCTTGCCATTCCCTGTTAAAGTTTTCAAAGAGATCGTGTTTGCCGGTTCCACGGTGTGTGTGGCAACAGACGCAGGTGTTGCTACGTCCAGCGACGGAAAACATTGGCGTGCTATCACCGATGCAGCGGGAACGCATCTTATCATGGAACGATTGGCTGTTGATGGCACAAATGTTTATGGTGCTTCAGAGAAGCGTGTCTATCGGTTGAAAAGTGATGGTAGTGTATGGAAACAGATTACACCAGAGGTCTCTGACAGCGTGACTTCTCTGGCTGTTGATGGTGATGTACTGTACGTCGGGACACAAAGCAGCGGTATGCTTCACTTCACCATCAATGAAGAGTGA
- a CDS encoding sigma-70 family RNA polymerase sigma factor — MRNNDAKLIQRVLAGDDTAFAELVKKYQKPVHALVWRKVGDFHIAEEITQDTFLKAYQKLATLKEPQSFVSWLYVIATRRCIAWLRKKRLWMQSLETTSSVQFEKATYSGYVVAENERTAIAAQREVVKKLLAKLQESERTVMILHYFGEMTCEEISRFLGVSVGAVKSRLSRARDRLKKEEPMIREALGNFQITPNLTENIMREISRMKPVAPSNSKPFVPWAIATSTLAVIFLMLGIGSQYLVHFQKPYSFNAASEMTVELIEAPIVLNLESKPDVRTQFGSTTALSKNEGIGQQSNNPPVRFAAAQVVETEDSVPTQQWIQAEPARGTSAHTIFATPEGELYVINGAGSIYKLSVEGKIWQYILNMTSLNTAFGGQSPIAKWNDTLYLVPSNEFFVSTNDGETWDVVYSWPIEYGYPIGLVLTDQVFYLAFDNGIFRSEDAGKTWKMIADEAMGYISSLVTIQNTLFAGTDTGLYRFDANDWERLKFPVPDIKEIISIAGTKDRLYVVVELDRNMQDPRQVSRGQQRTWWMFRSMDLGDSWEDITPTNAWPVKGFPPHIKLIADGETLLAMEKGMVRSLDGGNTWMDPQEPGTSPSLVNISPAVVANRGTIYVGGNSGVYRSTDGGRSWNLVSIGRDSRVDNLVTFREINKGRNIPAILYTRIGAEIAKTIDGGHSWKGVQMEVPMTAAYRDEPPRISKVVASDGVIYAKGRASAEETRLYRISVDDDTLMPIQEMPIFNSRALSTLSFEWQDMPDEELGLHAKSFIEQLQKDSSGATQFFKQVVQDRRLWPGIFIEGGLRGAFAVSDDTFYMEYNFKLFRWRHGESEWFDTGIEETAELSETTLMEGFKLAVSGDTVYVGKRDGDLVVSFDRGNDWIELTPILPFSVKVFKEIMFVGSTVYVATDKSVIMSSKGNNWRVLTDAAGTPLIMEQLAVDGTDIYGVSKSGVYRLASDSASWNQVAPEIQGDVTSLAVDGNVLYVGTESRGLLYFNLSEK; from the coding sequence ATGAGAAATAACGATGCCAAGTTGATCCAACGCGTCCTCGCGGGTGATGATACTGCTTTCGCTGAGCTTGTGAAAAAGTACCAAAAACCGGTTCACGCGCTTGTGTGGCGGAAAGTTGGAGATTTTCACATCGCTGAGGAGATTACACAAGACACTTTCCTGAAAGCCTACCAGAAACTGGCGACGCTGAAAGAGCCACAAAGTTTTGTGAGTTGGCTCTATGTGATAGCGACACGACGTTGCATTGCGTGGCTCCGTAAGAAGCGTTTATGGATGCAGTCGCTGGAGACAACGAGTAGTGTGCAATTTGAAAAAGCGACGTATTCTGGATACGTCGTTGCGGAAAACGAGCGGACAGCAATAGCAGCACAACGCGAAGTCGTCAAGAAGTTGCTTGCGAAGTTACAGGAGAGTGAGCGGACTGTCATGATACTCCACTACTTTGGGGAAATGACGTGTGAGGAGATAAGCAGGTTTCTGGGTGTATCGGTGGGTGCGGTTAAAAGCCGTCTCAGCCGTGCGCGCGACCGCTTAAAGAAGGAGGAACCCATGATTCGAGAAGCTTTAGGCAATTTTCAGATTACGCCGAATCTGACAGAGAATATTATGCGAGAGATTTCACGCATGAAGCCAGTTGCGCCATCTAATAGTAAACCGTTTGTGCCATGGGCGATCGCCACTTCTACGTTGGCAGTGATATTTTTAATGTTAGGTATAGGGAGTCAATATTTAGTGCATTTTCAGAAACCGTATAGTTTCAATGCGGCATCTGAGATGACAGTGGAACTCATTGAGGCACCGATCGTGCTAAATCTTGAATCCAAACCGGATGTTCGGACACAATTCGGAAGTACCACTGCGCTCAGTAAAAATGAAGGTATCGGGCAGCAATCTAACAATCCCCCAGTGCGATTTGCAGCTGCACAGGTAGTTGAAACAGAAGATTCCGTTCCGACGCAGCAGTGGATACAGGCTGAACCTGCCAGAGGCACCTCAGCACATACTATATTTGCGACACCTGAAGGCGAACTTTACGTCATTAATGGAGCCGGGAGTATTTACAAATTATCGGTCGAGGGGAAGATATGGCAGTACATCCTCAACATGACTTCACTGAATACCGCTTTCGGAGGTCAATCACCTATCGCGAAGTGGAACGATACGCTTTATCTTGTACCGTCCAATGAATTCTTCGTTTCAACGAATGACGGTGAGACTTGGGATGTAGTCTACTCATGGCCCATAGAGTATGGGTATCCCATTGGATTGGTGCTGACGGATCAGGTTTTTTATCTTGCGTTTGACAATGGTATTTTTCGTTCTGAGGATGCTGGTAAGACATGGAAGATGATAGCCGATGAAGCGATGGGGTATATCAGCTCTCTGGTGACGATCCAAAACACGCTTTTTGCTGGAACAGACACCGGGCTTTACCGTTTTGATGCCAACGACTGGGAACGCTTGAAATTCCCAGTGCCCGATATAAAGGAGATTATTTCGATCGCTGGCACTAAGGATCGCCTATATGTCGTTGTCGAATTAGATAGGAACATGCAAGATCCTCGGCAAGTTTCCCGCGGGCAGCAGCGTACGTGGTGGATGTTTCGCTCAATGGACTTGGGAGATTCATGGGAAGATATAACGCCGACAAACGCTTGGCCCGTAAAAGGTTTTCCACCGCATATCAAACTTATTGCTGACGGTGAGACACTTTTAGCAATGGAGAAGGGAATGGTACGTTCACTTGATGGTGGAAATACTTGGATGGATCCACAAGAACCTGGAACTTCACCTTCATTGGTTAACATCTCCCCCGCTGTCGTGGCAAATAGGGGTACCATCTATGTCGGTGGAAATAGTGGTGTCTATCGTAGTACTGATGGTGGTAGGTCATGGAATCTGGTAAGTATAGGTCGTGATAGCCGAGTGGATAACTTGGTCACCTTTAGAGAGATTAATAAAGGACGAAATATCCCTGCCATTCTCTATACGAGAATCGGAGCGGAGATCGCGAAAACCATTGATGGCGGGCACTCTTGGAAAGGGGTTCAAATGGAAGTACCAATGACAGCGGCTTATAGAGATGAACCGCCTCGGATTTCCAAGGTAGTTGCATCTGATGGTGTAATTTATGCTAAAGGTAGGGCTTCAGCCGAAGAAACACGTCTGTATCGTATATCTGTGGATGACGATACGCTGATGCCGATTCAAGAGATGCCGATCTTTAACTCACGCGCATTAAGTACACTCTCTTTTGAGTGGCAGGATATGCCAGATGAGGAGCTTGGCTTGCATGCTAAGTCGTTCATTGAACAGTTGCAAAAAGATTCTTCGGGCGCGACACAGTTTTTCAAACAGGTGGTACAGGACCGCCGCTTGTGGCCAGGCATATTCATTGAGGGAGGTTTGCGTGGCGCGTTTGCTGTCAGTGACGATACCTTCTATATGGAATACAATTTTAAACTCTTCCGATGGAGGCACGGTGAGTCGGAATGGTTTGACACCGGTATTGAAGAAACTGCTGAACTCTCCGAAACGACGTTAATGGAGGGATTCAAACTCGCCGTTTCAGGGGATACCGTCTATGTCGGAAAACGGGATGGAGATCTGGTCGTGTCGTTTGATAGAGGTAATGATTGGATTGAGCTAACACCAATCTTACCGTTTTCTGTCAAAGTTTTCAAAGAGATAATGTTTGTTGGTTCCACGGTATACGTGGCAACGGACAAGAGTGTTATTATGTCAAGTAAGGGAAACAACTGGCGTGTTTTAACTGATGCAGCCGGAACACCTCTGATCATGGAGCAATTAGCAGTCGATGGTACAGATATTTATGGCGTTTCTAAATCAGGGGTCTATCGGTTGGCAAGTGATAGTGCCTCGTGGAATCAAGTCGCACCAGAGATACAAGGTGATGTGACTTCCCTCGCTGTTGATGGGAACGTGTTGTACGTCGGCACAGAGAGTCGCGGACTGTTGTACTTCAACCTCAGCGAAAAGTAA